TCGAGCGCCGCGTCGTGCTGCAGGTGCTCGACCGCCGGTGGCGCGACCACCTCTACGAGATGGACTACCTCAAGGACGGCATCGGCCTGCGCGCGATGGCCCAGCGCGACCCGCTGATCGAGTATCAGCGCGAGGGTTACCAGATGTTCCAGGCGATGATGGGCCAGATCAAGGAGGAGTCGGTCGGCTACCTCTACAACCTGGACGTCGAGGTGCGGCGTGCCGGCGAGGGCGACCAGCCCGCCGAGGTCGAGGCCAAGGGCCTGGGCGCGGTGCCCGTCGAGGGTGAGCGGCTGCAGTACTCCGCGGCCAATGACGCCGGTGAGGTCGAGGTGCGGAACGACCGCGGTCAGGTCCAGCAGGCTGCGACCAACCGCATCCGCCAGGCTGCGGCAGCGGCGACCGCCGTGGCCGAGCCGCCTCAGGCCGAAGCGCCCCGCGGCGCCTTCGGGCAGCGGACCGGGGCCGAGGGCGGCGGCGGACAGAGCGCCGCCCCGCAGAATCGTGCGGAGCGTCGCGCGGCGGGCAAGAAGCGCTGAGGTCCGAGCCGGTCCACGGGCAGGCGATTGGACGGCTGCGGCCGTCGGTGACGGCTGATCCGCCGCCGCTATCCTGAACCGATGACGCTCCTTCGCCCGCTCGACCAATCGCGCAAGCTCCGCGACGTTCTCTACGAGATCCGCGGTCAGGCACTGGTGGAGGCTCAGCGGCTGGAGGCCGAGGGTCACAATATCCTGAAGCTGAACACCGGCAACCCCGCGGCGTTCGGGTTCGAGGCGCCCTATCAGATCGTCCGCGACATGATCGATGCGGTGCCGCACGCCCATGGGTACAGCGACAGCCGCGGCATCATGTCCGCGCGGCTCGCGGTGGTGTACCGGTACGAGCAGACGCCCGGGTTCCCGCAGGTCGACCCCGACGACGTCTACCTCGGCAACGGTGTGTCCGAGCTCATCACGATGACCATGCAGTCGCTCCTCGACGAGGGCGACGAGGTGCTCATCCCCGCGCCCGACTATCCGCTGTGGACCGCGATGACGAGCCTCGGCGGTGGAACGCCGGTGCACTATCGCTGCGACGAGTCAGCGGGGTGGCAACCCGACCTCGAAGACATCCGCTCGAAGATCACCGAGCGCACGAAGGCGATCGTCGTGATCAACCCCAACAACCCCACCGGGGCGGTGTACACCCGCGAGGTGCTCGAGGGGATCGCCGACATCGCCCGGGAGCACTCGCTGCTCCTCCTTTCCGACGAGATCTACGACCGCATCGTCTTCGACGACGCCGAGCACATCCCCATGGCGGTCGTCGCCCCCGATCTGCTGTGCCTCACCTTCAATGGGCTGAGCAAGACCTACCGGGTCGCGGGTTACCGATCAGGGTGGCTCGTGATCACCGGGCCGAAGGATCACGCCGCGGGTTTCCTCGAGGGCATCACCCTGCTCGCCTCGACCAGGCTCTGCCCCAACGTCCCCGCGCAGCACGCCGTGCAGGCTGCGCTCTCGGGCATCCAGTCGATCGACGCGCTCATCGCGCCGACCGGTCGGCTGCATGAACAGCGGGACGCGGCCTGGGAGGGGCTGGAGGCCATTCCCGGTGTGACCTGCGTTCGGCCGGCCGGTGCGCTCTACGCCTTCCCGCGCTTCGATCCCGAGGTGTACGAGATCCGCGACGACGCCAAGCTCGTCTACGACTTCCTCGTCGCCGAGCACGTGCTCCTCGTGCAGGGCACGGGCTTCAACTGGCCGACGCCCGACCACGTGCGCATCGTCACGCTGCCCGAGGCGCGGGTGCTCAGCGAGGCGATCGAGCGGCTCGGCAACTTCCTCGCGTCGTACCGCCAGTAGGCGCGAAGCCTGCGGGTCAGAGCAGGGCGAGCGAGGTCGTGCGCCAGCGACCGTCCATGCCCTCCAGGCGCACCGCCACGGCCCGGGTGCGGGCCGGGCCCGCGACCACCACGACGCCTTCGATGATCCCGTCGGCGGGGGAGGAGTGCCGGATGCTGAGGATCTGGTGCACCGGCCGCTTGGCCGGCACCCCGCGAGCGCTCCGGGCGCGGGCGGCGAGGTTGGCCCGCGTGAGGAGCTTGCGGTACGCGTCCTCCGTCAGCCAGCGGGCGAGCTGCTCCACCTCGCGCACCCCGGCGAACACCTCGAGGACGCCGCGGGTGAGGTTCTCGATGAAGACCTGCGGATCGGGGAGCGCCTCGGTCGAGGTGCGCTGTGGTGCGAAGTACTCCGAAAGCTCTCGCGCACCCGTGGGTGGTTTGGGCGCACGGGCCGGTGCCGGCGGCGTCGGTGCCATCTCTCGCCAATCTCGTCAGGACATCGGTTGCCGAAAAGTAGAACACACGGGCAACTCCCAGAAAGAGCCGGGAAAGCCCCTGGGGATAAGTTCTCATCGACTCCTCACGTTCTGCTCTACTCTCTCGGGGTGCGATGGGACCGCTTCTTCGACGACCTCGAAGACCAGCTCGCCTCCGAATGGGAGGCCGAGCGCGCGGCCCTCGACACCGAGGCCGAGCGGCTGCGGCTGTCCCGCCTCGAGATGCGTCAGCGTCTCACCGCGCTTCAGGCATCGGCGTCGGAGGTTGCTGCCTCGTGGGAGCTGAGCGACGGGTCCACCCTGAGCGCGGACCTCGTCGGCGTCGGCGCCGACTGGGTGGCGTTGAGCGAGACAGGTCGGCGGGCGGGGATCATCCTCGTGCCGCTCGTGGCGATCGTCGGGATCCGGATGAGTCAGCCCGACCTTCTCCGCACTGCTCGCGCCGAACCCGTCGCCTCCTCGAGCCTGGCCGGTCGGATGACGTTCGGCTTCGTCATCCGTGACCTCGTGCGACGCCGCGCAGCGGTGGCGCTGCAGCTGTCATCCGGACGAGGCATGACGGGGACGATCGACCGGGCCGGAGCCGACCACTTCGACATTGCCCTCCACGACCCCGGTTCGCCTCGGCGGTCCACGGAGGTCACGGGGTACCGGATCGTGCCCTTCTCCGCGCTGGCATGGCTCCGAGCCGAGGAGGGGGTCAGCGTCCTCTGACGCCTCCGGGCGCCCTCAGTCGGGGTTGCGGACGAAGCCGGTGCCCCACAGCTCCGGGAAGCTGGCTTCCTGGGACTGATGCCAGAGGGCGATCCGCCGAGCCTCTTCGGCCTGATCGTCGAGGTAGTCGGTGACGCTCTTCTCCTCCACGCGCCAGCGGGCGGGGGATCCGACCCGCGCACCGCGGAGTCGGCGCTCATGTACGAGCGCGATCACCTCATCCACCGAGACGCCCAGCACTTCGGCGACCTGGGCGGGCGCCAGCATGCGCACGTCGGCGGACGGGGATTCGGGCATGGCCCCCATTATCGTCGCGGGCCTGCGCGGGCCGAGGAGCCCGCGCGGCGCTGTGGATAAAACCCGGCTGTGGATAACGTGGCGGCCCGTTCCTCGGCCTGAGCGAACATGGCCTCATGACCGCTGTGGACACCGGCCGCCGCCATCGCGCCTTCTGGGCTGACGCACGCTTCCTCCTCGGCATCCTCCTGATCGTCGCCTCCGTGGCCGGCGTCTGGTTCGTCGTCTCGGCGGCGCGGCAGACGGTACCCGTCTTCGTCGCCGCGCGCACGATCGTCTCGGGCGAGGTGGTCTCGACCGACGACGTGCGGCTCGAAGAGGTGGCTCTCGGCGCGCTCGAGGGGTCGTACCTCGACCCGACGTCCTGGGAAGGCTCGCTCGACGAGGGGGTGGTGGCCACCCGCACCATCGCCTCCGACGAACTGGTGCCGCGCAGCGCGGTCGAGTCCGCAGACGCGGTGCGCACCACGACGGTCGTCCTCCGCAGCTCCGTCGACGTCCCGGCGGCGGTCGAGGCGGGATCGGTGGTGGAGGTGTGGGCGGCTCCGCTCATCGAACCGGGCACCTACGACGTGCCGCGGATCCTCGTCGCCGATGCCACGGTGGTCTCGGTGACACGCGACGATTCGATGATCGGCGGAGGCGCCGCCGCCCTGGAGATCGTCATCCCGCGAGCAGATGTCGCCGTCGTGCTCGAGGCGATGTCCGACGAGTCGGCCCTCTCGGTCGTTCCCGCCGTCGGAGGCGCACGATGAAGGTGCTCGTCGCCGTCGACGAACCGCGCGGTGCGGACCTCGCCGACCAGCTCGCGGCCGAGGGCCTCGACGTGGTCGCGGTCGTCGCCGCCGATGCGCTGGCCCTCGCCGGGGAGGATGCCGCCTACGGCAGCGACGCCCGCATCACCGCGGTGGCGCTCCGCGAGGTGGAGGCGGTCATCCTGCAGGCCGATCGCCGGACCATGACCGCCGCCGCGGTGGCGCTCTGCGATCGTCAGGGCGTCCGCATCGTGGCGCTGTGCGCGCAGGACGCCGACCGGCCCCTCGTCGACGCGTACGGGGTCTCGTCGATCCTGACGCTGACCGACCCCGGCTGGCGGATCGCCGAGGCGATCACCATGGCCGGCCTGGCACGCGGCAGCGCCTCTGCCTCGGCCGCCGTCGACGAACCGGGCGCCGAGCCCGGGCGCCCGGCGCCCCGTGTCATCGCCGTGTGGGGTCCCGCCGGGTCGCCGGGTCGATCCACGGTCGCGGTCGAGCTCGCGCTCGAACTCGCCCGCGGCGGACGACGCGTCGCCCTCGTGGATGCCGACGCGCACGCCCCCGCGCTCGCTCTCGCCCTGGGTCTCGCCGACGAAGGACCCGGCTTCGCCGCCGCCTGTCGTCACGCGGGGCGCGGCGAGCTGACCACCGCCGAACTCGAACGCATCAGCACCCCGCTGAGTCAGACCGGCGTGCGCGTTCTCACCGGCATCAACCGCCCGTCGCGGTGGCCCGAGCTCTCGCACGCCCGCGTCGCGGCCGCGCTGGAGGCCTGCCGCAGCTGGGTGGAGTTCACCGTCGTCGACGTCTCTTCGTCGCTCGAGCGCGACGAAGAGATCGTCAGCGACCTCGACGGACCGCGCCGCAACGCCGCGACGCTCGCGGCGCTCGACGTCGCCGACCACGTCGTCGCGGTCGCGGCGGCAGACCCCGTCGGCATCGCCCGGTTCCTTCGCGGCTACACCGAACTGCGCGCGACCGTCGGGCCGACTCCCGTCGCCGTGCTCGCCAACCGCCTTCGGCCGGGACCCCTCGGCATCGACGCGCGGGGGCAGGTGCGCCGCACCCTCGACCGGTTCGCCGGGATTCGCGACGTGTGGTTCGTCCCCCACGACGCCCGCTCCGCCGATGCAGCCCTGCTCACCGCGCGGCCCATCGCCGAGGTCGCGCCGCGCTCGCCGTTCGCGGCGGCGATCCGACGATTCGTGGGCGAGGCCCTCGCGCCGCCGGCTCCCGGCGTCTCGCGGCGCGCGCAGCGCGAGCGGCGCGTCCGCCCGGCGCGCGCCAAGCGTGAGCGCACCGGGCGGGGGGACGAGCGGGCATCCGAGCGGTGGCCTGACCACCGGGCGCAGCGCCGCGGAACGGTCGTCGTCTCGAAAGCGCGCTGAGCCCCCGCATCCGTCCCCGCACCGGACTGCACCCCCACCGCGCCTAGGCTGGGAGCCGTGTCGACGCTCAGTGATCTCGTGTACGCGCAGGGCCGCTCCCGGTCGGAGGAGGTCGAGTGGCTCCACCGTCTCGCAGGTGACGGGCAGCTCCTGGCGGACCTGGCGTTCGCCGACATCGTGATCTGGGTGCCCACCGCCGACGATTCGTTCGTCGCGGTGGCGCACACGAGGCCGAGCGGGGCGGCGACACTGTTCTACCG
The Microbacterium sp. SLBN-154 DNA segment above includes these coding regions:
- a CDS encoding pyridoxal phosphate-dependent aminotransferase; its protein translation is MTLLRPLDQSRKLRDVLYEIRGQALVEAQRLEAEGHNILKLNTGNPAAFGFEAPYQIVRDMIDAVPHAHGYSDSRGIMSARLAVVYRYEQTPGFPQVDPDDVYLGNGVSELITMTMQSLLDEGDEVLIPAPDYPLWTAMTSLGGGTPVHYRCDESAGWQPDLEDIRSKITERTKAIVVINPNNPTGAVYTREVLEGIADIAREHSLLLLSDEIYDRIVFDDAEHIPMAVVAPDLLCLTFNGLSKTYRVAGYRSGWLVITGPKDHAAGFLEGITLLASTRLCPNVPAQHAVQAALSGIQSIDALIAPTGRLHEQRDAAWEGLEAIPGVTCVRPAGALYAFPRFDPEVYEIRDDAKLVYDFLVAEHVLLVQGTGFNWPTPDHVRIVTLPEARVLSEAIERLGNFLASYRQ
- a CDS encoding Rv3235 family protein, which translates into the protein MAPTPPAPARAPKPPTGARELSEYFAPQRTSTEALPDPQVFIENLTRGVLEVFAGVREVEQLARWLTEDAYRKLLTRANLAARARSARGVPAKRPVHQILSIRHSSPADGIIEGVVVVAGPARTRAVAVRLEGMDGRWRTTSLALL
- a CDS encoding helix-turn-helix domain-containing protein, which gives rise to MPESPSADVRMLAPAQVAEVLGVSVDEVIALVHERRLRGARVGSPARWRVEEKSVTDYLDDQAEEARRIALWHQSQEASFPELWGTGFVRNPD
- a CDS encoding flagella basal body P-ring formation protein FlgA; protein product: MTAVDTGRRHRAFWADARFLLGILLIVASVAGVWFVVSAARQTVPVFVAARTIVSGEVVSTDDVRLEEVALGALEGSYLDPTSWEGSLDEGVVATRTIASDELVPRSAVESADAVRTTTVVLRSSVDVPAAVEAGSVVEVWAAPLIEPGTYDVPRILVADATVVSVTRDDSMIGGGAAALEIVIPRADVAVVLEAMSDESALSVVPAVGGAR
- a CDS encoding AAA family ATPase, with the protein product MKVLVAVDEPRGADLADQLAAEGLDVVAVVAADALALAGEDAAYGSDARITAVALREVEAVILQADRRTMTAAAVALCDRQGVRIVALCAQDADRPLVDAYGVSSILTLTDPGWRIAEAITMAGLARGSASASAAVDEPGAEPGRPAPRVIAVWGPAGSPGRSTVAVELALELARGGRRVALVDADAHAPALALALGLADEGPGFAAACRHAGRGELTTAELERISTPLSQTGVRVLTGINRPSRWPELSHARVAAALEACRSWVEFTVVDVSSSLERDEEIVSDLDGPRRNAATLAALDVADHVVAVAAADPVGIARFLRGYTELRATVGPTPVAVLANRLRPGPLGIDARGQVRRTLDRFAGIRDVWFVPHDARSADAALLTARPIAEVAPRSPFAAAIRRFVGEALAPPAPGVSRRAQRERRVRPARAKRERTGRGDERASERWPDHRAQRRGTVVVSKAR